In Mytilus edulis chromosome 3, xbMytEdul2.2, whole genome shotgun sequence, the genomic window ATTCAGTGGTAGATACTTCTTGcttacattttatacatttgcAGTCTTGTATCACTATGCATGTATATCTTTTCCCTCTGAGACAACAATTCAAGTTGTAAGTAATCTTAAACAGATGAATCGCGAAGCGACATTTTGTCTAACTAAGTAATATCGAGGTaggggaaatatatatatatgtattctctttttttttcttcatctaaacacatttttaaacacaaaaacGGAACTAACCGCTTATCTTTCAAATAAGTATATTCATGCAAGACAGATTTAAAGAGaagttatattttgttatttttaaatggaatatttctttcgtttttgttttttttaactcaattaTCCCATTAGCAATTtaggaaaataattttaaagctAAACCATGAAGCTAaggtgcaaaaaaaaaatgctcggTCATAGATTTTATTGAAATCATATCAAGTGAAAAGTGTACTGCAAAACATAtcaatataaccaaaaaaaaataacagctgATATATAGAGTaaattcaatttgtttattttagggAAGGGTATACAAATGTTCAATCAGGGATAGTAATAACCATTCCTTTGCACATAGGACAACTGTATTTACTTTCTTCTAACCATGACTTAATACAACTAATGTGAAACTCTGAAAGGCAAACGAAATATATCATATAAGTTAATCTAGATTGAAACCATTCCAGTAGACTAATCCTATATGATTTCTAATTCTTTTGTATAACATGTATTCCATTACCAGGATTGcattcttttaaaaatgtacttatttAATATCTACAATATTTCAAACGCTCTCGAAATATACTTACcataaaaaaagaagttttgtGTCAGTTTTGTGTTTTTAATCATACATATTGATGGTACAATGCGaacgtactaaataataaaatcaaacgTTGATATCCATTGTCTGAATGTTCCTAAGGTTTTAACCAATTCCAAGCTCATCTAGCGTACACAATCATAGGCCTGATATCTTTGAtgatatttattcatgtattgtACCCCAATTTATTTTTACGTTTTTAccttaatgtctgtttgttttgttcacacatcgtatAGGATAgcggttcagctagctataaacccaATCTCCTACATgagaacatgcctgtaccaagtcagaaatatgacagatgttaCCCATTCTTGTGatttgtttgcttttaattttgtctttaaatttgattacggactttccgtttgtaatttcagtatttttgttagaTTACTTTAATATTATTCGAGGATAATATGTAATTTCCGCTATTTTGCTGACGGGAGAGagattaaatattacaataaacatTGACTTCCAGAAGTCATTAGAATTTCTTTAAGGATTAAAATACCCGCACTTCTTTGATGAAAAAATTACTTAGGCATGGCAACATACAATGACGTCACCGGTTCTGTCCTATGTATAAACATATTGAGCAAGTATTGTAGTTTCAAATTTCTACTAATAATTATAATCTTAATAGAGATAGGTTTTCAAAAACATACCATGTTTACATGGTAAAATCCATAACTGTTCATTTTCAACAAACTCCTCTAGACATATGGGACACGTGTCGTATCGATGACCTACAAGACATGTCAAGAGATATATATTAAGATAGAAGACTATTGACCTGTCACTTTGTCTTCTTATTGTGATCGATTTTACATACCTCTATAGTAGGAAATTAAAGACTATTGAAAATTATGGTAGCAGAGTAAAATCTAATTGCATGTGCTAGTTGAAGTTAGgaaacaatatttaattttatgagAGTATCGATACTTACTGTGTATGCTTTGAGATTTTATATTTGCATGTATAACAGCATAAAGGATGAGCGATAATACACTTTTTAATAGTTGTCGCTCATGGATATTTATCCTAGAACTAGACgagaattaaatttaaaaaagttaattttatttggaataaACCCTTGGTACTGTCTGAActtgaaatgcaatattttcttaATTACTGCAATCCATTTACCTTTCTTAAACTTTGCAGCATGAATTTGAGGAGTACAACTTTTCAACGCCTGTATATAAGACAATTGAAATGGTAAAGACCACCTTCTTGTCATTGCCCTCTCAAGGTATCTGTTGACTGACGTTTTATTTCTATACTGCAACTAtgtgaaaatatacaaaatatacaaatttcgcAGTTTGTTAAGAAAATTACTTAAAAGAATTTACTTCTTGTGTATTGATGCTTTTGAATTGAAAACGTTAAATAATCAATACATTTCTGCAATAAAATTTACGCAAGACTAAACTCAACCTCTTCGTGGCTATCATTTCTCGATTTGGTCTAGATATGTGTCTACTGTTGTCAGACCAGATATTACCTTCTTTATGCTATGTGCATCATTTTCTATCTTCCAAATCTAAGTCATTCTGACTTTTTAAGTTATGCCTGTTATTGGTAGGTGCTTTTGTAGATATATATGTGTTTAATATTGAGCTAAGCATTTCAAAGATGGCATTTTGCATTTCGATTGAGATGATCATGTTTCACAGATTTATGGTCAATGGaattgtaattcagtggttgtcgtttgttaatatgttacatttttttcGTTCAATATTTTGCACATAACTaaggccgttcgttttctcgtctgaattgttttacattgtcatttcgaggccttttataggagactatttggtattgtttttgctcattgttgaaggccgtacggtgatctactgttgttattttctgtgtcatttttggtatcCTGTGATAGGTTGttacattggcaatcataccacattttcttttttatatttgtaacgACGGGAACATACGACGCGTACCTTAGAGGTTTCAATAACGTATACGCCataatttattttgttcatatttaaacattatctacaatatttattttgagtttttgCGCTCATAGTTATCAGTTGATGTTTACTATAATGACCAAAGCGAACATTTCAATACTGTTCTTTACTTTGCATATTTCTTTTTGGCAAtttctatacaaaaatatttgCTTGTAacttgaataattgttttttagcTTTTAGAATTTCAGAAGTATTTTGAGGCAAAGTATGTACGGTTCGCAAGCTGGTTTTAGTTAATAAAACTGTTGTACTTACATGTTTTATACAACAGCAAAAACTCCAATTATTAGAGGACATAAACATAACATTGTTATACTAAACGCAGTTCTAATCAAGATCTTGGAGgttgttttatattgtattggTTCTTGAACATCAGCACATATGTTTATGGACCAATGGTTGTACTTGTTACTGTAATGTAAACTTGTTGTTTCAATAATATATTAGGTAATTCAATGATAGTAATCTATGtataactggtaaattattaaaccagggattttgttaccataaattactttaaataaaggcaaccgtagtttacaaatcattgatatgtttaagtatttggcaaaacttttaggaatatttggtcctgaaggctcttcaacttcgtaccctatttgtcattttaaacatattttttttattcgagcgtcactgatagtCGTTTGCAGAcaaaacgggcgtctggcgtaaatacaaaattttaatcctggtatctatgatgagtttatttgcaaccactcggttcgatgccactgctggtggagatttatttccccgaggttatcaccagcccagcagtCAGTACTTCTGTTTTGActtgaattattattgatatgttcataattataaattaactgttgcatttttgtaaaactaaggcttttctacctcaggaaaacattaccttagctgtattaggCAAAATTTTTAGGAACATTTGGTCCTCAACGGTCTTCACCTTCCTACTCtattttgccttttaaacatgttttgattcgagcgtcactaatgagtcttttgtagacgaaacgcgcgtctggcgtaaatataaaaatctaatcctggtatctatgatgtgtttattaacaagtatttaaaattcataaatcgttTGGAAGAAAACATATCAGGTTTAcaaaaactaaaaccaagggaaacacatcaactaaaagaggaaaacaaactaacaacagTACCACTGAAGTGCAACGTTTACTAAATTATTTCATAGACACAAAAATGTTTGGCTATACTTGTATAATTCTTATTAAAAACTAGATATTGCATAGATGCTTATAATACGATACACATAAAGTCAttggtacttttgataaatatatcCTTAAAGGATATTTGAATACTATTATTGACCTATTCAAGTACATCCTCAGTATGCACATACTTTAAGTGatataacatgatttttttttgcaattatgtGAAAAAATAAACGGTATCACAACATAAACATACAATTCAGTGAAAGTCTACAAAACattatataatataacaaatgcTGAGCAGCACGAACTCCGCCACCAAACGGCATAATCTAAGGTGCTGTGAGCAGATCATGGTCAATTTGTTACACCCGGTATGATGTATTCTTGTTAATACAAATTATATGATATGTTTGattcaataatttttatattcaaGGAAAAGAGGGCGGGATTGTATTTACGACTATAGAAACATATATGTGCCACAAATATTCAATAACTGTCAAAAAAACTCATGATGGCGGATTGAAATGCTTGATTTCGTGATTGACAACATATtcgttacgtttggaggacgtgtttccGACAGACTGTCGTAATTctaatgggaaccaattgtgcccctcttcttgtcgacttgtttcaatattattatgaggctgacttcacaCAGGAACTTTtaaagaagaaagataagaagttatcaatatcctttaactttacgttccgctatatagatgatgttctctcactaaataatacaaaacttggtgactatgttgaacgaatctatccaatcgaactggAGATAAATGTTTAAGTTGACCTAATTGTCGTGAAAttgaattatttgtttatattatcaTTACATCTCGTTTAGTTAATTCAGAACTCAGTAACTGTGTAAAACATTATGTTTTCCTCTTTACTTTCATTATGTCTAGCCAAGTAGCCAAAAATTAATGCTACATcacatattttttctttcttccttCTTTATGCTGTTCTACATTTTAGTTTTATGAGTTGATTTATACAAGTGAAAATGAAATGTCAACATTAATGTAATGTGGGacgtatatatttaaatgatttcaaatacgagataaaaaaaacattaagagttaattaaaaataaacagattaagtatgtcaataattTACAAGCAAAATATCAGAGGAAAGAAAGaataaacaataattttcatataGATAGCAATGACCAATAAGGCATGAAATTTCCCAATACGTGGATCACAATTTTTTAAACGACTGGAAATGGTTATACGTACGCTGCTTCGTATTCGATGTCATAGTTGCTTAACAGTTTACCAGCACGATATCCTACCAATACTGATGAGATCATGACATCTTCCATCTTTGAATCTGCAATTGAAAAGGTTAGGCAGATTAAAGTAAAACGCAAACCCActggaaatatttaaaagtttcttAATTGAGAAAATCTCGTTCATTTGATTCCAGTATCAGTGACCAACTTTTGTTTCTACAGAGATGAAGTATGATCTATCATTTTGATTATAAACATTaataattgttaataaaatatagtgtgtgtatttgtaaaatatatattgcgCCTTCACTTTTCGTAGTGAAAATGGGATTGACATTAATAAactaaattcaaatatatacacTATTATTTTTACTATGTATGATTATCATTTATATCACTATAATTGGCTCCACGAAGTATGATTTATCAACAATTTTACCTGCAGGTTCAACCATTCTCCTCAAATCCTCTCCAGTTTGAAAATCATTATGCACGATAACTGCATCAAATTTCATACGTTGTGCAGCAAGTACCTGAAACAAATgcgttttaaaaaatatgtttccaTTGGACACCATTCCTCGCTTACACTATCACATTTGCATGTTCGATGAATACCTAGATTTGGGTCAAAATCTTAATTTggtatatact contains:
- the LOC139514322 gene encoding E3 ubiquitin-protein ligase RNF13-like isoform X1, encoding MVTVRHTIIFIELIISVIAEVDVIKGELVVYSFKDKKAVFGPSIPKSGIKGMLVYLKTNKTCHDYVPNRPTEKENETLIALMETNSDCTFLYMVLAAQRMKFDAVIVHNDFQTGEDLRRMVEPADSKMEDVMISSVLVGYRAGKLLSNYDIEYEAANKYNHWSINICADVQEPIQYKTTSKILIRTAFSITMLCLCPLIIGVFAVV
- the LOC139514322 gene encoding uncharacterized protein isoform X2 produces the protein MVTVRHTIIFIELIISVIAEVDVIKGELVVYSFKDKKAVFGPSIPKSGIKVLAAQRMKFDAVIVHNDFQTGEDLRRMVEPADSKMEDVMISSVLVGYRAGKLLSNYDIEYEAANKYNHWSINICADVQEPIQYKTTSKILIRTAFSITMLCLCPLIIGVFAVV